A region from the Caldicellulosiruptor naganoensis genome encodes:
- the gatC gene encoding Asp-tRNA(Asn)/Glu-tRNA(Gln) amidotransferase subunit GatC translates to MITRNDVEYVANLARLTLTEEEIEKMTKELGAIIEFANKLSELNTEGVEPTAHVLNLYNVFRNDEVKPSYPREEILKNAPSHDDVCIKVPKIVE, encoded by the coding sequence ATGATTACAAGAAACGATGTTGAATATGTTGCAAACCTTGCAAGGCTAACTTTGACAGAAGAAGAGATAGAGAAGATGACAAAAGAGCTTGGAGCTATAATCGAGTTTGCAAATAAGCTTTCTGAGCTAAATACTGAAGGGGTTGAACCAACTGCGCATGTTCTGAATCTTTACAATGTTTTTAGAAACGATGAGGTAAAACCTTCATATCCACGTGAAGAGATTTTGAAAAATGCTCCATCTCATGACGATGTTTGTATAAAAGTCCCAAAGATAGTGGAATAA
- a CDS encoding ATP-binding cassette domain-containing protein: MSFPIYIATELTKKFGNKMVIDKLSFEIYENEFVYLKGANGAGKTTLLNIIAKLDNLWNGELKFKGVSLKKIKLHNYPISYIPDKPIFYEGLTVKEHLNFISSMYGLKDEEAREIVNIYVSVFNLKEYLNYLPSQLSRGNKQKVMLCCGLLKDFEVLIADEPFNFLDSDSVKALFEILSIIKSSGKTIILTSHEVEYIKSLIDRVIELKRRVE; encoded by the coding sequence ATGTCTTTTCCAATTTATATTGCCACTGAATTAACAAAAAAATTTGGGAATAAAATGGTTATAGATAAACTGAGTTTTGAAATATATGAAAATGAATTCGTTTATTTAAAAGGAGCAAATGGAGCAGGAAAGACTACACTACTCAATATTATTGCAAAGTTAGATAATTTATGGAATGGTGAACTAAAATTTAAAGGCGTAAGCTTAAAAAAGATAAAATTACATAATTATCCAATCAGTTATATACCAGATAAACCAATTTTTTATGAAGGTTTAACAGTAAAAGAGCATTTGAATTTTATATCCTCAATGTATGGTTTAAAAGACGAAGAAGCAAGAGAAATTGTAAATATATATGTTAGTGTATTTAATTTAAAAGAATATTTGAATTATTTACCTTCTCAACTTTCGCGTGGTAATAAACAAAAAGTAATGCTGTGTTGTGGTTTGCTAAAGGATTTTGAGGTGTTAATAGCTGACGAGCCATTTAATTTTTTGGATTCTGATTCTGTTAAGGCTTTATTCGAAATATTATCTATAATAAAAAGTAGTGGAAAGACTATAATATTAACATCACATGAAGTTGAATATATAAAAAGTTTGATAGACAGAGTGATTGAACTTAAGAGGAGAGTAGAGTAA
- the yfmF gene encoding EF-P 5-aminopentanol modification-associated protein YfmF yields the protein MRKVQKIDSNNNFYMAFYDDRFKINRVVVAFIDRLEKEKNTLNALFPMVLIRGNNKYKNMKEINRFLDNMYGASLSIDVDKKGDLQIVTFGLSFLNDRFAGEQLFEKSLHFLHDIIYGPIEYGGGFEEEVIDQEKNNLRQEIESRINDKVQYAIDRCMEIMFEGQSYALYEKGNVEDLAYITKDRLFSQYKEVVEKKPMYVMIYGDYNEEYAISKALEVFGQREREDIKNDFSINIPFNGTKYVTEKMEVNQGKISLGIRTNVDTTTSDYYKLLMLNGILGASPKSKLFENVREKASLCYYAFSRVDRFKSVMVISSGIEIENYEKALNLILQQIEDIKNGNITDIEYESAVNYYKTALMAIYDNPRDLLGFYLNQALVGEMLEPKDVFERLKNVKISDVKEIANRFELDTVYFLRNRGAVYNGENI from the coding sequence ATGAGAAAAGTGCAAAAGATAGATTCAAATAACAATTTCTATATGGCATTTTACGATGATAGATTCAAGATAAACAGAGTGGTAGTAGCATTTATAGACAGGCTTGAAAAAGAGAAAAACACTTTAAATGCACTATTCCCAATGGTTTTGATTAGGGGAAATAACAAGTATAAAAATATGAAAGAGATAAACAGGTTTTTGGACAATATGTATGGGGCGTCTTTAAGCATTGACGTTGATAAAAAAGGTGATTTGCAGATAGTCACATTTGGGCTGAGCTTTTTGAACGATAGATTTGCTGGCGAGCAGCTTTTTGAAAAGTCTTTGCACTTTTTGCATGACATAATATATGGACCAATAGAATATGGTGGTGGGTTTGAAGAAGAGGTGATAGACCAGGAAAAGAATAATCTAAGACAGGAGATAGAAAGCAGGATAAACGACAAGGTGCAGTATGCAATTGACAGGTGTATGGAGATAATGTTTGAAGGGCAAAGTTATGCTCTTTATGAGAAAGGAAATGTTGAAGATTTAGCATATATCACAAAAGATAGGCTATTTTCCCAGTACAAAGAAGTTGTTGAGAAAAAGCCAATGTATGTGATGATTTATGGCGACTACAATGAAGAGTATGCTATTTCTAAAGCGTTAGAAGTATTTGGGCAGAGAGAAAGAGAAGATATTAAAAATGATTTTTCTATAAATATTCCATTTAACGGTACAAAATATGTGACAGAAAAAATGGAAGTAAACCAAGGCAAGATTTCACTCGGTATAAGGACAAACGTTGATACTACAACTTCTGATTACTACAAACTTTTGATGCTAAATGGTATTTTAGGTGCATCGCCAAAGTCAAAACTATTTGAAAATGTGCGTGAAAAGGCTTCGCTATGTTACTATGCATTTTCAAGGGTTGACAGGTTTAAATCGGTCATGGTCATAAGCTCTGGTATAGAAATAGAAAACTATGAAAAGGCTTTGAATCTTATTTTACAACAGATTGAAGATATAAAAAATGGGAATATTACAGATATTGAATATGAAAGTGCCGTCAACTATTACAAGACAGCACTAATGGCTATTTATGACAACCCAAGGGACCTTCTTGGATTTTACCTCAATCAGGCTTTGGTGGGTGAGATGTTAGAACCAAAAGATGTTTTTGAAAGGCTCAAAAATGTAAAGATTTCTGATGTAAAAGAGATTGCCAACAGGTTTGAGCTTGATACAGTATATTTTTTGAGAAACAGAGGTGCAGTGTACAATGGAGAGAATATATGA
- a CDS encoding nucleotidyltransferase substrate binding protein, producing the protein MKERIVEKFEDFKSALKRLEEGISIQPDKDIIMDGAIQRFEFVFELSWKLMREYLKYTGLEINNPRGVIKYAYQNGIIEDGDKWLKMLSDRNMTSHLYNQKMTYEIYQNIKFEYVELFRKLLLKFEDIISSEL; encoded by the coding sequence ATGAAAGAGAGAATAGTAGAGAAGTTTGAAGATTTTAAGAGTGCTTTGAAAAGATTAGAAGAAGGTATAAGTATACAGCCGGACAAGGATATTATTATGGACGGGGCAATCCAGAGATTTGAATTTGTCTTTGAACTTTCGTGGAAGCTCATGAGGGAGTATTTGAAGTATACTGGTTTAGAGATTAACAATCCACGGGGCGTTATAAAGTATGCATATCAAAACGGCATTATAGAAGACGGTGACAAGTGGCTTAAAATGCTTTCAGATAGAAATATGACTTCACACTTATATAACCAAAAAATGACATATGAGATTTATCAAAACATTAAATTTGAGTACGTAGAGCTGTTTAGAAAGTTACTTTTAAAATTTGAAGATATAATATCTTCTGAGCTATAA
- the gatB gene encoding Asp-tRNA(Asn)/Glu-tRNA(Gln) amidotransferase subunit GatB, whose amino-acid sequence MEYEVVIGLEVHAELATKSKIFCSCTTEFGGEPNTHCCPICTGMPGVLPVLNKKAVEYAIMAGLATNCKIAKYSKQDRKNYFYPDLPKAYQISQYDLPLCYDGYIDIEVNGEKKRIGIKRIHIEEDAGKLLHDQWEEGSLVDFNRCGVPLIEIVTEPDLRSSEETRIFLEKLKAILQYTGVSDCKMQEGSLRVDVNLSVRPKGSKEFGTRTEMKNLNSFRSVVRAIEYEAKRQIEVLESGGVVVQETRRWDEAKGITLSMRTKEEAHDYRYFPEPDLPPIIVDDSWIEEIRKRIPELPDQKKERYIKEYGLPEYDASVLTSSKAIASFFEECIKYTQNIKAASNWMMGEIMRILNDKGLEPEEIDNIKIKPNQLASLINLVDNKTISNTIAKQVFEEMFETGKDPEVIVKEKGLVQITDRNVILEAVKQAIANNPKSVQDYKNGKEKAFGFLVGQVMKITKGKANPQLVNEILKEELEKI is encoded by the coding sequence ATGGAATATGAAGTTGTAATAGGTTTAGAGGTTCATGCAGAGCTTGCAACAAAGTCGAAAATATTTTGCAGCTGCACAACAGAGTTTGGCGGTGAGCCAAATACCCACTGCTGTCCTATTTGCACTGGTATGCCAGGAGTTCTTCCTGTTTTGAACAAAAAGGCAGTTGAATATGCCATAATGGCAGGGCTTGCAACAAACTGCAAGATTGCAAAATATAGCAAACAGGATAGAAAAAACTATTTTTATCCTGATCTACCAAAAGCATATCAGATTTCGCAATATGACCTTCCACTTTGCTATGATGGTTATATAGATATTGAAGTTAATGGTGAAAAGAAGAGAATAGGAATAAAGAGAATTCACATTGAAGAAGATGCTGGAAAGCTTCTTCATGACCAGTGGGAAGAAGGGAGCCTTGTTGACTTTAACAGATGTGGTGTACCTTTGATAGAAATTGTTACAGAACCTGATTTACGTTCAAGCGAAGAGACACGAATTTTCCTTGAAAAGCTAAAGGCAATTTTGCAATACACAGGGGTTTCTGACTGCAAGATGCAGGAAGGTTCGCTCAGAGTAGATGTAAATCTTTCTGTAAGACCGAAAGGCTCAAAAGAGTTTGGAACAAGAACGGAGATGAAGAACCTAAACTCATTTAGGTCTGTTGTGAGGGCAATTGAATATGAAGCAAAGAGGCAAATAGAGGTTTTGGAAAGTGGCGGTGTTGTTGTCCAAGAGACAAGAAGATGGGACGAGGCAAAAGGTATTACCCTTTCAATGAGGACAAAAGAAGAGGCACATGACTACAGGTATTTCCCAGAACCTGACCTTCCACCTATAATTGTAGACGACAGCTGGATTGAGGAGATCAGAAAGAGAATTCCTGAGCTACCTGACCAGAAAAAGGAAAGGTATATAAAAGAGTATGGACTTCCAGAATATGATGCCAGTGTTCTGACTTCATCAAAGGCTATAGCAAGCTTTTTTGAAGAGTGTATAAAATATACTCAAAACATAAAGGCTGCAAGCAACTGGATGATGGGAGAGATTATGAGAATCTTAAATGACAAAGGATTAGAGCCTGAGGAAATTGACAATATAAAAATTAAGCCAAATCAGCTTGCAAGCCTCATTAACCTTGTTGATAACAAGACAATTTCAAATACTATTGCAAAACAAGTCTTTGAAGAGATGTTTGAAACAGGCAAAGACCCAGAGGTTATTGTAAAAGAGAAAGGGCTTGTTCAGATAACAGACAGGAACGTAATTTTAGAAGCTGTAAAACAGGCGATAGCAAACAATCCAAAATCCGTACAAGACTACAAGAATGGCAAAGAGAAGGCGTTTGGATTTTTGGTAGGACAAGTTATGAAGATAACAAAAGGCAAAGCAAATCCACAGCTTGTAAATGAAATTTTAAAAGAAGAGCTTGAAAAAATCTAA
- a CDS encoding nucleotidyltransferase domain-containing protein, with protein MKVETKKFGIEEEILDKIIEIFKKYKQVKKACIFGSRARGDFKKASDVDICIWLEDNGENPIYKIEDELEEVNTILLFDIVTFNSITKESLKESIMKEGVVIYERENSREV; from the coding sequence ATGAAAGTGGAAACCAAAAAGTTTGGAATAGAGGAAGAAATCTTGGATAAGATTATCGAAATTTTTAAAAAATATAAGCAAGTTAAAAAAGCTTGTATCTTTGGTTCAAGAGCAAGAGGAGACTTCAAGAAAGCTTCTGACGTAGATATATGTATTTGGCTTGAAGATAATGGTGAAAATCCAATTTACAAAATTGAGGATGAATTGGAAGAAGTTAATACAATATTATTATTTGATATTGTCACGTTCAATAGTATTACAAAAGAAAGTCTCAAAGAAAGTATCATGAAAGAAGGAGTAGTTATATATGAAAGAGAGAATAGTAGAGAAGTTTGA
- the gatA gene encoding Asp-tRNA(Asn)/Glu-tRNA(Gln) amidotransferase subunit GatA, with protein MLYKLTAHEAIDLIKKKEVKCQEVVESVLERIKQVEDKVKSYITITEQEALENAKKIDEKIAKGEDVGMLYGLPIALKDNLCTNGIKTTCASKILYNFVPPYDATVVKKLKENNMTLLGKLNMDEFAMGSSTENSAFHTTRNPWDLERVPGGSSGGSAAAVAADEAFFTLGSDTGGSIRQPASLCGVVGMKPTYGRVSRFGLVAFASSLDQIGPLTKDVEDCALAMNIICGHDPYDATSAPVDVPDFTKALVNDVKGLKIGVPREYMEKGINDEVKKAVEKALELLKSLGADYEEFSIPIVEYALPTYYIIASSEASSNLARYDGIKYGYRTQNYEDLIDLYKKTRSEGFGPEVKRRIMLGTYALSAGYYDAYYKKGLQVRTLIKQAFDEAFQKYDVIITPTSPTTAFKIGERISNPLEMYMSDICTVPVNIAGLPAISIPCGFDSNGLPIGLQIIGKAFDEETILRVAYTYEQNSGHKNLKPKNL; from the coding sequence ATGCTCTACAAACTAACTGCGCACGAGGCAATTGATCTTATCAAGAAAAAAGAGGTCAAGTGTCAAGAAGTTGTTGAAAGTGTTCTTGAGAGAATTAAACAAGTTGAAGATAAAGTAAAGTCGTATATAACAATCACAGAACAAGAAGCTTTAGAAAATGCAAAGAAGATTGATGAGAAGATAGCAAAAGGCGAAGATGTAGGGATGCTTTACGGTCTTCCAATTGCCCTGAAAGATAATCTTTGCACAAATGGAATAAAAACAACCTGTGCATCTAAAATCCTTTACAACTTTGTTCCCCCTTACGATGCAACTGTTGTGAAAAAGCTAAAAGAAAACAATATGACGCTTTTAGGAAAGCTCAATATGGACGAGTTTGCAATGGGCTCATCAACAGAAAACTCTGCTTTCCACACAACAAGAAATCCGTGGGATTTGGAAAGAGTTCCGGGGGGTTCATCAGGTGGGTCTGCTGCAGCTGTTGCAGCAGATGAAGCATTTTTCACACTTGGTTCTGACACAGGTGGGTCTATCAGACAGCCAGCTTCACTTTGTGGAGTTGTTGGTATGAAACCAACATATGGAAGGGTTTCGCGATTTGGCCTTGTTGCATTTGCATCTTCTCTTGACCAGATAGGACCTTTGACAAAAGATGTTGAAGACTGTGCTTTAGCTATGAATATCATCTGCGGACATGACCCATATGATGCAACATCAGCACCAGTTGATGTTCCTGACTTTACGAAGGCTCTTGTAAATGATGTCAAAGGTCTTAAGATTGGAGTTCCAAGAGAATATATGGAAAAAGGAATTAACGATGAAGTAAAAAAAGCTGTTGAAAAAGCTCTTGAGCTTTTAAAATCTTTGGGTGCAGATTATGAAGAGTTTTCTATACCAATTGTTGAGTATGCTCTTCCAACATACTACATCATTGCATCATCTGAGGCAAGTTCAAACTTGGCAAGGTATGACGGAATCAAATATGGATATAGAACACAAAATTATGAGGACCTGATTGATTTATACAAAAAGACAAGGTCTGAAGGATTTGGACCTGAGGTAAAAAGAAGAATTATGCTTGGCACATATGCACTTTCTGCAGGGTATTATGATGCATACTACAAAAAAGGGCTTCAGGTTAGGACATTAATTAAGCAGGCATTTGACGAAGCTTTTCAAAAATATGATGTAATAATTACTCCTACAAGTCCAACAACAGCTTTTAAAATAGGTGAAAGAATTTCAAATCCTCTTGAGATGTATATGTCTGATATATGTACAGTGCCTGTAAATATTGCTGGGCTTCCTGCTATTTCTATTCCATGCGGATTTGATAGTAATGGTCTTCCAATAGGACTTCAAATAATAGGAAAGGCGTTTGATGAAGAGACTATCTTGAGAGTTGCATATACCTATGAACAAAACAGTGGACATAAAAACCTAAAACCCAAGAATTTATAA